A region of Vitis vinifera cultivar Pinot Noir 40024 chromosome 13, ASM3070453v1 DNA encodes the following proteins:
- the LOC132254926 gene encoding putative disease resistance RPP13-like protein 1 yields the protein MENQVVKIWLDDLRDLAYDVEDILDELATEALGRKLMAETQPSTSKFRSLIPSCCTSFTPSAIKFNVKMRSKIEKITERLQDISSQQNNLLLTEKVTGKRSAKATEILPTTSLVDESRVCGRETDKAAILDLLLHDHEPSDDAVRVIPIIGMGGVGKTTLAQLAYNDDKVESHFDLRVWACVSDDFDVLRVTKTIVQSVASDMSDFNDLNLLQVKLKEKLSGTKFLLVLDDVWNQNCDKWDTLYAPMRTGAQGSRVIVTTRNQGVVSAIGASSAYPLKELSNDECLSLLAQQALGTRNFHNHPHLRVVGEEIVKKCKGLPLAAKALGGMLRTKLNRDAWEDILKSKIWDLPDQENNTILPALKLSYHHLPSHLKCCFAYCSIFPKDYEFDVDELVLLWMGEGFLHQVNRQKQMEEIGTEFFHELFARSFFQQSNHSSSQFVMHDLVHDLAQFVAGGVCFNLEEKIENNQQHTICERARHSGFTRQVYEVVGKFKAFDKVKNLRTLIVLSIMKYPFGYISKQVVHDLIMPMRCLRVLSLAGYCMGEVPSSIGELIHLRYLNFSESNIQSLPNSVGHLYNLQTLILRGCRQLTKLPTGIGKLKNLRHLDITGTSQQLEMPFQLSNLTNLQVLTRFIVSKSRGVGIEELKNCSNLQGVLSISGLQEVVDVGEARAANLKDKKKIEELTMQWSNDCWDARNDKRELRVLESLQPRENLRRLTIAFYGGSKFPSWLGDPSFSVTVELTLKNCKKCTLLPNLGGLSMLKVLCIEGMSEVKSIGAEFYGESMNPFASLKELRFEDMPEWESWSHSNLIKEDVGTFPHLEKFLIRKCPKLIGELPKCLQSLVELEVLECPGLMCGLPKLASLRELNLKECDEAVLGGAQFDLPSLVTVNLIQISRLACLRTGFTRSLVALQELKIHGCDGLTCLWEEQWLPCNLKKLEIRDCANLEKLSNGLQTLTRLEELEIRSCPKLESFPDSGFPPMLRRLKLFYCGGLKSLPHNYNSCPLAVLTIYGSPFLKCFPNGELPTTLKKLYIWDCQSLESLPEGLMHHNSTSSSNTCCLEDLWIRNCSSLNSFPTGELPSTLKKLTIVRCTNLESVSQKIAPNSTALEYLQLEWYPNLESLQGCLDSLRQLRINVCGGLECFPERGLSIPNLEFLEIEGCETLKSLTHQMRNLKSLRSLTISECPGLKSFPEEGLAPNLTSLEIANCKNLKTPISEWGLDTLTSLSKLTIRNMFPNMVSFPDEECLLPISLTSLKIKGMESLASLALHNLISLRFLHIINCPNLRSLGPLPATLAELDIYDCPTIEERYLKEGGEYWSNVAHIPRISKGS from the coding sequence ATGGAAAACCAAGTGGTGAAGATATGGCTCGACGACCTCAGAGACTTGGCTTATGATGTGGAGGACATCCTGGACGAATTGGCCACTGAAGCTTTGGGGCGGAAGTTGATGGCGGAAACTCAACCCAGTACAAGTAAGTTCCGGAGCCTTATCCCTTCTTGTTGTACTAGCTTCACTCCAAGTGCTATTAAGTTCAATGTTAAGATGAGGTCCAAGATAGAGAAGATCACTGAAAGGTTGCAAGATATTTCTTCACAGCAAAATAATCTCCTTTTAACTGAAAAagttaccgggaaaaggtccgCCAAAGCAACAGAAATACTACCCACCACTTCTTTGGTAGATGAATCGCGTGTTTGTGGTAGGGAAACCGATAAAGCAGCCATACTCGACTTGTTGCTCCACGATCATGAGCCAAGTGATGACGCAGTCCGTGTCATTCCCATAATTGGCATGGGAGGCGTGGGCAAAACTACTCTTGCTCAGCTTGCCTACAACGATGACAAAGTGGAGAGTCATTTTGATCTAAGAGTTTGGGCTTGTGTCTCTGATGATTTTGATGTCTTGAGGGTAACAAAGACAATTGTTCAGTCTGTTGCTTCTGATATGTCCGATTTCAACGATCTCAACCTGCTTCAAGTCAAACTGAAAGAGAAACTCTCTGGAACAAAGTTTCTTCTTGTTTTAGACGATGTTTGGAATCAGAATTGTGATAAATGGGATACTTTGTACGCTCCAATGAGGACTGGAGCACAAGGCAGCAGGGTTATTGTCACAACTCGTAATCAAGGGGTTGTATCAGCCATCGGAGCCAGCTCAGCCTATCCCCTCAAGGAGTTATCCAATGATGAGTGCTTGTCTTTGCTTGCCCAGCAAGCATTAGGTACAAGAAACTTCCATAATCATCCACACCTGAGAGTTGTTGGTGAAGAAATAGTGAAAAAGTGCAAAGGGCTACCTTTGGCTGCAAAGGCCTTGGGAGGAATGTTGCGCACAAAACTGAATCGTGATGCGTGGGAGGATATACTGAAAAGCAAGATATGGGACTTACCAGATCAAGAGAATAACACTATTCTTCCAGCTCTCAAATTGAGTTATCATCATCTTCCTTCACATTTGAAGTGCTGCTTTGCTTATTGCTCTATATTTCCGAAGGACTACGAATTCGATGTGGATGAATTAGTCTTGCTGTGGATGGGAGAGGGATTCTTGCATCAAGTAAATAGACAGAAGCAAATGGAGGAGATAGGCACCGAATTCTTTCATGAATTATTTGCAAGGTCATTTTTCCAACAATCAAATCATAGTTCATCACAATTTGTGATGCATGATCTTGTTCATGATCTTGCTCAATTCGTTGCTGGAGGTGTATGTTTTAATTTGgaggaaaaaattgaaaataatcaGCAACATACTATTTGTGAAAGAGCTCGTCATTCAGGTTTCACTCGGCAAGTTTACGAGGTTGTTGGAAAATTTAAAGCCTTTGATAAAGTGAAGAACCTACGCACGTTAATAGTATTATCAATCATGAAGTATCCATTTGGATATATATCTAAGCAGGTGGTACATGACCTAATAATGCCAATGAGATGCTTAAGGGTACTATCTTTGGCTGGTTATTGCATGGGTGAAGTACCAAGTTCGATTGGTGAGTTAATACATCTGCGTTATCTCAATTTTTCCGAATCTAATATACAAAGTCTACCTAATTCAGTGGGCCATCTTTATAATTTACAAACGTTGATATTACGTGGTTGTCGTCAACTTACCAAATTGCCTACAGGGATTGGAAAGCTGAAAAACCTTCGGCACCTTGATATTACGGGTACAAGTCAACAACTAGAAATGCCTTTCCAATTAAGCAACCTCACAAATTTGCAAGTGTTGACTAGGTTCATTGTGAGCAAAAGTAGAGGGGTCGGAATTGAAGAACTCAAGAATTGTTCGAACCTCCAAGGAGTGCTTTCTATTTCTGGGTTGCAAGAGGTAGTGGATGTTGGAGAGGCAAGAGCTgctaatttaaaagataaaaaaaaaattgaagagttGACGATGCAGTGGAGTAATGACTGTTGGGATGCACGAAACGATAAACGTGAATTACGTGTCTTGGAGTCCTTGCAGCCTCGTGAAAATTTAAGAAGGCTCACAATTGCATTTTATGGTGGATCCAAATTTCCAAGTTGGTTAGGAGATCCCTCATTCTCAGTAACGGTGGAACTAACtctcaaaaattgcaaaaaatgCACGTTATTACCAAATCTGGGTGGGCTATCGATGCTCAAGGTTTTGTGTATTGAAGGTATGAGCGAAGTTAAAAGCATAGGTGCTGAATTTTATGGAGAGAGTATGAATCCTTTTGCATCTTTGAAGGAGTTGAGGTTTGAGGATATGCCAGAATGGGAAAGTTGGTCTCATTCTAATCTCATTAAGGAAGATGTGGGAACATTTCCCCATCTTGAAAagtttttgataaggaaatgtCCAAAACTGATTGGGGAATTACCGAAATGCCTGCAGTCCCTAGTAGAGCTTGAAGTGTTAGAATGTCCGGGATTGATGTGTGGGCTTCCAAAACTTGCATCTCTCcgtgaattaaatttaaaagaatgtGATGAGGCAGTGTTGGGAGGTGCTCAGTTTGATCTTCCATCCCTCGTTACTGTAAATCTCATCCAGATTTCAAGATTGGCATGTTTGAGGACCGGATTTACTAGATCCTTGGTAGCCTTGCAAGAATTGAAGATACACGGTTGTGATGGGCTGACATGTTTGTGGGAGGAGCAATGGCTGCCTTGCAAtcttaaaaaattggaaatacGTGATTGTGCTAATCTGGAGAAGCTGTCGAATGGATTGCAAACTCTCACACGTCTTGAAGAGCTGGAGATACGGAGTTGCCCCAAACTAGAGTCATTTCCTGATTCGGGTTTCCCACCAATGCTAAGACGCCTTAAGTTGTTCTATTGTGGGGGTCTAAAATCGCTGCCTCATAACTACAACTCATGTCCGCTTGCAGTCTTGACGATTTACGGTTCTCCATTTCTCAAATGCTTCCCAAATGGTGAGCTACCCACCACACTCAAGAAGCTTTATATTTGGGATTGTCAAAGTCTTGAGTCTCTACCAGAGGGGCTGATGCACCACAATTCGACCTCCAGCAGCAACACTTGTTGTCTTGAAGATTTGTGGATAAGGAATTGTTCCTCTCTTAATTCCTTTCCAACAGGGGAGTTACCCTCTACTCTCAAGAAACTTACTATTGTTCGATGCACAAACTTGGAGTCAGTGTCACAGAAAATTGCACCCAACAGTACAGCCCTAGAGTATTTACAACTTGAGTGGTATCCAAATCTGGAAAGCCTACAAGGATGCCTTGACAGCCTTCGGCAGCTGAGAATAAATGTTTGTGGAGGTCTGGAGTGCTTTCCAGAAAGAGGCTTGTCCATCCCTAACCTCGAATTCCTTGAAATTGAGGGATGTGAGACTCTTAAATCTCTAACACATCAAATGAGAAACCTCAAATCTCTGCGCAGCTTGACCATATCCGAATGCCCAGGATTGAAGTCCTTTCCGGAAGAGGGTTTGGCCCCTAACCTAACATCACTTGAGATCGCTAACTGTAAGAATCTGAAAACGCCCATATCTGAGTGGGGCCTCGACACCCTC